A stretch of DNA from Coccidioides posadasii str. Silveira chromosome 4, complete sequence:
CTTCATGTCTCCGAGAAGGAACAAACGAATGATTTCACTTTTTCCCTTCGAAAGCTCGGGAAGATATGGCGCAGATGCGAGTTTGTCTCAGGATGGACACACGTTGCATAGCAATCTGGCCAAATACTTCAGAGTCGTGTCCTATCAATCAGTGCTATGAAAGCCCCCCGGAATGGAAGACTTTCGGGAATAAATAGGTGACGCTTGGCCTTGCAGACGGTCTCTTCCGAACAAATCAGATGCTACGGCACCTGTTGCAACGGAGGTGGATCCATAATATACCAATAGCCGTGTTGAGCCTATAATCTCTAGCATCCTGATAATCGCGCGCGTAAACTTAAAAAGTTTTTATTTGCGGATTAAAATTCAGGTAAACGTCGTAGTGAGTTATCTACACGGCTCAGCCGTACCGACCTGTCACCCAATATTTCAAAACAACGGACCAACAATTGTTGATTATATCGAGCCAATCATATAAATATGCATcgtctacggagtagagatGTATTGGATGCTTTCGTCAGGGTACCATCAAGTCTGGTGATCTTGCGAATGATTGGACCACCAGTGGGCTCAAAGTTTCTATCTTTGACTCGATATTGTTTTAGAGAATATGGAGTATCCAAATTCCTCTGGATAATCAATGCAACGACGACCTCAAGGTCCCCCTCTGGAGATGTGGCTCCTAGACGAGGATTTGAAGCCAACTGACGTATCTCCTGGGGCGGCGTTGCCAgcgagaagaagaaaagggggaAAGTGAAGAGAGATATGTAAGATCACTGGTTTCCGCTGAGCAGGAAAAATCATTGTTCAATTCTCCGCAAGCAGCTCTGCTATCCCCCTCAGTATACTTCAAGCCGACACTTTTGAAGAGCTTCCTCTTCTCGAGGTAAGATGATATCTATGTGATAAATATAACAGTACTCGTCTCACCTAGAGAGCCAGCCAGCACCCGATCCAGTTAACCATGCACGCCCTCTCCGCCCTCACCGTAGCGCTGGCGGCCTTTTCGTCCAGCACCCTTGCTGCAATATGCCACCACGAGCCAAAAGGTGAAAATTGCATGAGCAAAGATGATGCAAAGAGAGCCGTCGCGGCTTACTGCCGTGGTCACTTTCACAGGAACTGTGTCAGTTGGAGGAAAGTCGAGGGCACTGAGGGAGGCGTCGGATACGTTGCCCAAAACGGTAAATTCAAGAATGAAGATCTGTGCGTTAAGGCTGGTCTGTTAATTGTCGAACAATGTTATGGAATTGCGGCCGGTGGTTCTCGGACACGCAGGTTTTCTGCTCTCGACTTCAGGTACTGCGAGTGGTGATCTTTTCGTTTTCGGGAGTGCTTCAAAACTGTGAAGCGTGGAAACGGCTCTCCAAATAATCATGTATCACTATTTGGGTATAACATAGGACAAAGATGGTGCGATAATGAATGGAATGTGAACCTTGCGATTGTAAAGTTTGATTTCCGGGATATCTTcaccagactatctcttctTACAGATGAGAAGTCCGGGCCGTTGCCGGCTTTGGAAACACGAGCCATACCTAAAGCGATAGGAATATGCCATTGAATAGAAGCTCTGGAATTAAGATCATTCAATTCGTGTGAAAATAACAAGTCAAGAAGAGTCGAGAGAAGCTATATCATATTGTTACATGTAGATTCCTTCCCGTGTAAAAAAGACCAAAGTAGCAAATGAACCCACACGAAAATTAACATGATGTACAGTCAAGACACAGACTCCGTTTATTGGTACCCCAGAATTCACCTGTTTTAGCATGCGTGCTTATAAAAGTGGTACATGAAATGGTAGTAATGGCGAGAGAGCGTAGTTCAAATTGTC
This window harbors:
- a CDS encoding uncharacterized protein (SECRETED:SignalP(1-20)~EggNog:ENOG410Q5B3) gives rise to the protein MHALSALTVALAAFSSSTLAAICHHEPKGENCMSKDDAKRAVAAYCRGHFHRNCVSWRKVEGTEGGVGYVAQNGKFKNEDLCVKAGLLIVEQCYGIAAGGSRTRRFSALDFRYCEW